From one Perca flavescens isolate YP-PL-M2 chromosome 19, PFLA_1.0, whole genome shotgun sequence genomic stretch:
- the kiaa0232 gene encoding uncharacterized protein KIAA0232 homolog isoform X1, producing the protein MRPVSTDSDGPAPPENLSCPYPLAGPLPASEMSLLQSLGPVQSWLCQELEKCGIDAMIYTRYVLSLLLHDSYDYDLQDQENDIFLGWEKGTGKKWGKSKKKGGTDLSLEEMKKQAAVQCLRSASDENSGIESLVEELCSKLKDIQNKQKEEKQIQKKSDGSQSPERAESPSSKDQVEMYYEAFPPLSEKPVCLQEIMTVWNKAKACAYSSSSSAAPQTSTDTSSPKDCNSEGEAAKERNLEACGTITTVTNERGQQRRSKREKENRYHGGAGAEEKSTVHSKRQTRHRSEGKYRPRSWSSGSSEAGSSSSGNQGDLKSSRSKAVRIRHKSREAAKNKRTRNSGQVKLQVKLIDREERRNTGGSSSSAIGGAAKQPQLYKKGKRPLKEIRKDPGWKEGKESGVEARNKKEYMEEPLWYTEPITEYFVPFSSRQSKLETKYRNKVDSPDGFALSADMERLPERIQGICIANESYHRAYLAAGSFVDGHFVEGPGEAEDETVELTGTSSCPQPEDSRDLDDEHLSEFTHFYEVDIYQSILDTSASDSVQESRILSMIRQKSKEQRDVEAECCLVLDGLEQQGKSAIRADSQEASGSIGFLMEDLENMAQVWGCYSPSTSEDIDGESFVGDSPVRLSPLFDSVSFTLSALSGNLEEPPVPEASSEPSGLNSSCFSLFELQYDSPTFPFSRDSLTVGHENNTDSSSCLDPHPHKQSRLLIWTKNSAFDETEHCSNLSTRTCSPWSHSEETRSDNEQGNVPTEDAAQIGNEEIVCVIPPLSGTYLEDEILDFLQEDPGRKCEDVSISTASNQTFTKKSKLESICGIALEEDKSEQYSTGMFSDNTNQHSDDYSSGIIKDIWTAIGDDKSVTSKQGAEKPSDGLFSDESGGYCCSCLEVQAKGVPIQGPQKKAVQRSEYHLWEGKKEEQDLAKNKLSKVDGAGDYMTPSKPWDLNSDKESTSFILGGVYGELKTLSGDKNWAVLPPSDTQDSLLQCAAAAASASSSDMLTITGTDVFMNTGSCFAPGHRPLWRPLVSFGQSDQAIKGGGDGLNKGFSFIFHEDLLGSYGGLHGEEQGLDYPFASFNLNNPFSQVLHVECSFEPEDMASFSPGFKPKSILCSDSENDAFHPRIYGINRTQYRAIRISPRTHFRPISASELSPGGVSDSEAETDKEEMSFPVLAPVDVFDDPQADLKPLEEDAECEGPYYGKSELESGKFLPRLKKSGMEKSAQTSLDSQEGSSTLLPIAEQEICLDCKTAAAAPTAGGQTDASVGKIQKEESSGEKQSCLSAPAGQIHKYGIAYDFVGDVPEFPLLNISGQGGTGNQQDECWWQSTLCSPLFPGSQCTGSNNI; encoded by the exons ATGCGTCCAGTGAGCACCGATTCAGACGGTCCTGCTCCTCCTGAAAACCTCTCTTGCCCCTACCCCCTCGCGGGCCCTCTGCCTGCCTCAGAGATGTCCCTGCTCCAGTCGCTGGGTCCAGTACAAAGCTGGCTCTGCCAGGAGCTTGAGAAGTGCGGGATTGATGCCATGATTTACACCCGCTATGTCCTCAGCCTTCTCCTGCATGACAGTTACGACTATGACCTGCAGGACCAG GAAAATGACATCTTCTTGGGCTGGGAGAAGGGAACTGGGAAGAAATGGGGCAAGAGTAAGAAGAAAGGAGGGACCGACTTGAGTCTTGAGGAAATGAAGAAGCAAGCTGCTGTGCAATGCCTCCGCTCTGCATCTGATGAA AACTCTGGAATTGAGAGCCTGGTTGAAGAGCTTTGCTCTAAACTAAAGGACatccaaaacaaacagaaag AGGAAAAACAGATTCAAAAGAAATCTGATGGCTCTCAGTCTCCGGAGCGAGCTGAGTCCCCCTCTTCAAAGGACCAGGTGGAAAT GTATTATGAAGCCTTTCCTCCTTTGTCAGAGAAACCTGTTTGTCTCCAAGAGATTATGACGGTGTGGAACAAAGCTAAGGCCTGCGCGTATTCAAGTTCATCATCTGCGGCCCCACAGACCAGCACAGACACCTCTTCCCCAAAAGATTGCAACAGTGAAGGTGAGGCTGCGAAGGAGCGAAACCTCGAAGCATGTGGTACCATCACTACTGTGACCAACGAGAGAGGCCAGCAACGACGAAgcaagagggagaaagaaaatcGATACCATGGTGGTGCAGGAGCAGAGGAGAAATCTACCGTCCACTCGAAGAGACAGACGAGACACAGATCTGAGGGCAAGTACAGACCCAGATCTTGGTCTTCTGGCTCTAGTGAGGCGGGCTCCAGCTCAAGTGGGAACCAGGGTGACTTGAAGTCATCCAGAAGCAAGGCAGTTAGAATAAGGCACAAATCCAGGGAGGCTGCAAAGAATAAGAGAACACGCAACAGCGGGCAGGTAAAGCTACAGGTGAAGTTAATCGACCGAGAGGAGCGAAGAAACACAGGAGGGAGCAGTAGCAGTGCCATTGGAGGCGCTGCCAAACAACCACAGCTTTACAAAAAGGGGAAGAGACCTCTGAAGGAGATTCGTAAAGATCCAGGCTGGAAGGAGGGGAAGGAGTCCGGAGTTGAGGCCAGaaacaaaaaggaatacatGGAGGAGCCACTTTGGTACACTGAGCCCATCACAGAGTATTTTGTACCTTTCAGCAGCAGACAAAGCAAGCTGGAAACAAAATACCGAAACAAGGTAGACTCTCCTGATGGCTTTGCTTTGTCAGCAGACATGGAGAGGCTGCCGGAGAGAATCCAGGGAATCTGCATTGCCAATGAGAGCTACCACAGAGCTTACCTAGCAGCAGGCTCCTTTGTAGATGGGCACTTTGTGGAAGGGCCTGGCGAAGCAGAAGATGAAACTGTTGAACTCACTGGGACCTCAAGCTGCCCTCAGCCAGAGGATAGTAGAGATTTAGATGACGAGCATCTGTCTGAATTCACTCACTTCTATGAAGTTGACATTTATCAATCCATATTGGATACTAGTGCCTCAGACTCTGTACAGGAAAGTCGAATCTTAAGCATGATTCgacaaaaaagcaaagagcaAAGAGACGTTGAGGCAGAATGTTGTTTAGTGTTAGATGGCCTTGAGCAGCAAGGGAAAAGTGCAATACGGGCAGACTCGCAGGAAGCTTCGGGATCTATTGGATTCTTAATGGAGGATCTTGAAAACATGGCTCAAGTGTGGGGATGTTATTCGCCATCTACTTCAGAAGATATAGACGGAGAAAGCTTCGTAGGAGACTCTCCCGTTCGACTCTCCCCCCTTTTCGATAGTGTTTCGTTTACCTTGAGCGCACTATCTGGAAATCTGGAGGAGCCACCTGTCCCTGAAGCCTCCAGTGAACCGTCTGGTTTGAACTCGTCCTGCTTCTCTCTTTTTGAGCTGCAGTATGACAGCCCCACTTTTCCTTTTTCCCGCGACTCACTCACCGTTGGTCATGAAAACAACACCGATTCTAGTAGCTGTCTTGACCCCCATCCGCATAAACAGTCTCGTTTGCTAATATGGACCAAAAATAGTGCCTTTGACGAAACTGAACACTGTTCGAACCTTTCAACACGGACTTGCAGTCCGTGGTCACATTCAGAGGAGACTCGTTCAGACAACGAGCAAGGAAATGTTCCAACGGAGGATGCTGCTCAAATTGGCAACGAAGAGATTGTTTGTGTaatccctcctctctctggtACATATCTGGAGGATGAAATCTTGGATTTTTTGCAAGAAGACCCTGGCCGTAAGTGTGAGGATGTCAGTATTAGTACAGCATCCAATCAGACCTTCACCAAAAAATCTAAATTGGAGTCCATTTGTGGTATAGCATTGGAAGAGGATAAGAGTGAACAGTACAGCACTGGCATGTTTTCGGACAACACAAACCAACACAGTGATGACTACAGCTCAGGGATAATAAAGGATATTTGGACTGCAATAGGAGATGACAAATCTGTAACGTCAAAGCAAGGAGCAGAAAAACCAAGCGACGGGCTGTTCTCCGATGAGTCAGGCGGTTACTGCTGCAGCTGTCTGGAAGTGCAGGCAAAGGGAGTTCCAATTCAGGGACCTCAGAAAAAAGCAGTGCAGCGCTCAGAGTATCACCTTTGGGAAGGCaagaaagaagaacaggacttagccaaaaacaAACTCTCCAAGGTAGATGGTGCCGGGGATTACATGACTCCGTCCAAGCCCTGGGACCTGAACTCTGACAAGGAGAGTACATCATTCATCCTAGGAGGGGTGTATGGAGAGTTGAAGACACTAAGTGGTGATAAGAATTGGGCTGTTTTGCCGCCAAGTGACACCCAAGATAGCCTGCTACAGTGTGCCGCTGCAGCTGCATCTGCTTCCAGCTCCGATATGCTTACCATCACTGGCACAGATGTGTTCATGAACACTGGTAGCTGCTTTGCCCCTGGGCACAGGCCCCTGTGGAGGCCTCTTGTGTCCTTTGGGCAGAGTGACCAGGCCATTAAAGGAGGCGGAGATGGATTGAATAAGGGATTTTCTTTCATCTTCCATGAAGATTTGCTCGGATCTTACGGAGGCTTGCATGGTGAGGAGCAAGGTTTAGATTACCCGTTCGCATCCTTCAACCTGAACAATCCCTTCTCTCAAGTCCTCCATGTTGAGTGTTCTTTTGAGCCTGAGGACATGGCGTCATTCAGTCCAGGGTTCAAGCCCAAATCTATTCTTTGCTCGGACTCTGAGAATGACGCCTTCCACCCACGAATATATGGCATCAACCGGACGCAGTACAGGGCAATTCGCATTTCCCCCAGGACTCATTTTCGACCAATATCGGCCTCAGAGTTATCTCCTGGAGGAGTCAGTGATTCTGAGGCTGAAACTGACAAGGAGGAGATGAGTTTTCCCGTCCTGGCGCCGGTGGACGTCTTTGATGATCCTCAAGCAGACCTCAAACCTCTGGAGGAGGATGCAGAATGTGAGGGCCCTTATTACGGGAAGTCAGAACTGGAATCTGGTAAATTCTTACCCAGATTAAAGAAGTCTGGCATGGAGAAGAGTGCCCAGACCTCTCTGGATTCACAGGAGGGCTCCAGTACCCTCCTGCCAATTGCTGAGCAAGAGATATGCTTAGACTGCAAAACGGCAGCAGCTGCACCCACCGCAGGTGGACAGACAGACGCCTCTGTCGGCAAGATTCAAAAGGAGGAATCTTCAGGAGAAAAGCAGTCCTGCTTATCTGCACCAGCAGGTCAGATCCACAAGTATGGGATTGCTTATGACTTTGTTGGAGATGTGCCAGAG TTCCCTCTGTTAAATATAAGTGGACAGGGAGGAACTGGCAACCAGCAGGACGAGTGCTGGTGGCAGAGCACACTCTGTTCCCCCCTTTTCCCTGGATCTCAGTGTACAG
- the kiaa0232 gene encoding uncharacterized protein KIAA0232 homolog isoform X2, which produces MNSGIESLVEELCSKLKDIQNKQKEEKQIQKKSDGSQSPERAESPSSKDQVEMYYEAFPPLSEKPVCLQEIMTVWNKAKACAYSSSSSAAPQTSTDTSSPKDCNSEGEAAKERNLEACGTITTVTNERGQQRRSKREKENRYHGGAGAEEKSTVHSKRQTRHRSEGKYRPRSWSSGSSEAGSSSSGNQGDLKSSRSKAVRIRHKSREAAKNKRTRNSGQVKLQVKLIDREERRNTGGSSSSAIGGAAKQPQLYKKGKRPLKEIRKDPGWKEGKESGVEARNKKEYMEEPLWYTEPITEYFVPFSSRQSKLETKYRNKVDSPDGFALSADMERLPERIQGICIANESYHRAYLAAGSFVDGHFVEGPGEAEDETVELTGTSSCPQPEDSRDLDDEHLSEFTHFYEVDIYQSILDTSASDSVQESRILSMIRQKSKEQRDVEAECCLVLDGLEQQGKSAIRADSQEASGSIGFLMEDLENMAQVWGCYSPSTSEDIDGESFVGDSPVRLSPLFDSVSFTLSALSGNLEEPPVPEASSEPSGLNSSCFSLFELQYDSPTFPFSRDSLTVGHENNTDSSSCLDPHPHKQSRLLIWTKNSAFDETEHCSNLSTRTCSPWSHSEETRSDNEQGNVPTEDAAQIGNEEIVCVIPPLSGTYLEDEILDFLQEDPGRKCEDVSISTASNQTFTKKSKLESICGIALEEDKSEQYSTGMFSDNTNQHSDDYSSGIIKDIWTAIGDDKSVTSKQGAEKPSDGLFSDESGGYCCSCLEVQAKGVPIQGPQKKAVQRSEYHLWEGKKEEQDLAKNKLSKVDGAGDYMTPSKPWDLNSDKESTSFILGGVYGELKTLSGDKNWAVLPPSDTQDSLLQCAAAAASASSSDMLTITGTDVFMNTGSCFAPGHRPLWRPLVSFGQSDQAIKGGGDGLNKGFSFIFHEDLLGSYGGLHGEEQGLDYPFASFNLNNPFSQVLHVECSFEPEDMASFSPGFKPKSILCSDSENDAFHPRIYGINRTQYRAIRISPRTHFRPISASELSPGGVSDSEAETDKEEMSFPVLAPVDVFDDPQADLKPLEEDAECEGPYYGKSELESGKFLPRLKKSGMEKSAQTSLDSQEGSSTLLPIAEQEICLDCKTAAAAPTAGGQTDASVGKIQKEESSGEKQSCLSAPAGQIHKYGIAYDFVGDVPEFPLLNISGQGGTGNQQDECWWQSTLCSPLFPGSQCTGSNNI; this is translated from the exons ATG AACTCTGGAATTGAGAGCCTGGTTGAAGAGCTTTGCTCTAAACTAAAGGACatccaaaacaaacagaaag AGGAAAAACAGATTCAAAAGAAATCTGATGGCTCTCAGTCTCCGGAGCGAGCTGAGTCCCCCTCTTCAAAGGACCAGGTGGAAAT GTATTATGAAGCCTTTCCTCCTTTGTCAGAGAAACCTGTTTGTCTCCAAGAGATTATGACGGTGTGGAACAAAGCTAAGGCCTGCGCGTATTCAAGTTCATCATCTGCGGCCCCACAGACCAGCACAGACACCTCTTCCCCAAAAGATTGCAACAGTGAAGGTGAGGCTGCGAAGGAGCGAAACCTCGAAGCATGTGGTACCATCACTACTGTGACCAACGAGAGAGGCCAGCAACGACGAAgcaagagggagaaagaaaatcGATACCATGGTGGTGCAGGAGCAGAGGAGAAATCTACCGTCCACTCGAAGAGACAGACGAGACACAGATCTGAGGGCAAGTACAGACCCAGATCTTGGTCTTCTGGCTCTAGTGAGGCGGGCTCCAGCTCAAGTGGGAACCAGGGTGACTTGAAGTCATCCAGAAGCAAGGCAGTTAGAATAAGGCACAAATCCAGGGAGGCTGCAAAGAATAAGAGAACACGCAACAGCGGGCAGGTAAAGCTACAGGTGAAGTTAATCGACCGAGAGGAGCGAAGAAACACAGGAGGGAGCAGTAGCAGTGCCATTGGAGGCGCTGCCAAACAACCACAGCTTTACAAAAAGGGGAAGAGACCTCTGAAGGAGATTCGTAAAGATCCAGGCTGGAAGGAGGGGAAGGAGTCCGGAGTTGAGGCCAGaaacaaaaaggaatacatGGAGGAGCCACTTTGGTACACTGAGCCCATCACAGAGTATTTTGTACCTTTCAGCAGCAGACAAAGCAAGCTGGAAACAAAATACCGAAACAAGGTAGACTCTCCTGATGGCTTTGCTTTGTCAGCAGACATGGAGAGGCTGCCGGAGAGAATCCAGGGAATCTGCATTGCCAATGAGAGCTACCACAGAGCTTACCTAGCAGCAGGCTCCTTTGTAGATGGGCACTTTGTGGAAGGGCCTGGCGAAGCAGAAGATGAAACTGTTGAACTCACTGGGACCTCAAGCTGCCCTCAGCCAGAGGATAGTAGAGATTTAGATGACGAGCATCTGTCTGAATTCACTCACTTCTATGAAGTTGACATTTATCAATCCATATTGGATACTAGTGCCTCAGACTCTGTACAGGAAAGTCGAATCTTAAGCATGATTCgacaaaaaagcaaagagcaAAGAGACGTTGAGGCAGAATGTTGTTTAGTGTTAGATGGCCTTGAGCAGCAAGGGAAAAGTGCAATACGGGCAGACTCGCAGGAAGCTTCGGGATCTATTGGATTCTTAATGGAGGATCTTGAAAACATGGCTCAAGTGTGGGGATGTTATTCGCCATCTACTTCAGAAGATATAGACGGAGAAAGCTTCGTAGGAGACTCTCCCGTTCGACTCTCCCCCCTTTTCGATAGTGTTTCGTTTACCTTGAGCGCACTATCTGGAAATCTGGAGGAGCCACCTGTCCCTGAAGCCTCCAGTGAACCGTCTGGTTTGAACTCGTCCTGCTTCTCTCTTTTTGAGCTGCAGTATGACAGCCCCACTTTTCCTTTTTCCCGCGACTCACTCACCGTTGGTCATGAAAACAACACCGATTCTAGTAGCTGTCTTGACCCCCATCCGCATAAACAGTCTCGTTTGCTAATATGGACCAAAAATAGTGCCTTTGACGAAACTGAACACTGTTCGAACCTTTCAACACGGACTTGCAGTCCGTGGTCACATTCAGAGGAGACTCGTTCAGACAACGAGCAAGGAAATGTTCCAACGGAGGATGCTGCTCAAATTGGCAACGAAGAGATTGTTTGTGTaatccctcctctctctggtACATATCTGGAGGATGAAATCTTGGATTTTTTGCAAGAAGACCCTGGCCGTAAGTGTGAGGATGTCAGTATTAGTACAGCATCCAATCAGACCTTCACCAAAAAATCTAAATTGGAGTCCATTTGTGGTATAGCATTGGAAGAGGATAAGAGTGAACAGTACAGCACTGGCATGTTTTCGGACAACACAAACCAACACAGTGATGACTACAGCTCAGGGATAATAAAGGATATTTGGACTGCAATAGGAGATGACAAATCTGTAACGTCAAAGCAAGGAGCAGAAAAACCAAGCGACGGGCTGTTCTCCGATGAGTCAGGCGGTTACTGCTGCAGCTGTCTGGAAGTGCAGGCAAAGGGAGTTCCAATTCAGGGACCTCAGAAAAAAGCAGTGCAGCGCTCAGAGTATCACCTTTGGGAAGGCaagaaagaagaacaggacttagccaaaaacaAACTCTCCAAGGTAGATGGTGCCGGGGATTACATGACTCCGTCCAAGCCCTGGGACCTGAACTCTGACAAGGAGAGTACATCATTCATCCTAGGAGGGGTGTATGGAGAGTTGAAGACACTAAGTGGTGATAAGAATTGGGCTGTTTTGCCGCCAAGTGACACCCAAGATAGCCTGCTACAGTGTGCCGCTGCAGCTGCATCTGCTTCCAGCTCCGATATGCTTACCATCACTGGCACAGATGTGTTCATGAACACTGGTAGCTGCTTTGCCCCTGGGCACAGGCCCCTGTGGAGGCCTCTTGTGTCCTTTGGGCAGAGTGACCAGGCCATTAAAGGAGGCGGAGATGGATTGAATAAGGGATTTTCTTTCATCTTCCATGAAGATTTGCTCGGATCTTACGGAGGCTTGCATGGTGAGGAGCAAGGTTTAGATTACCCGTTCGCATCCTTCAACCTGAACAATCCCTTCTCTCAAGTCCTCCATGTTGAGTGTTCTTTTGAGCCTGAGGACATGGCGTCATTCAGTCCAGGGTTCAAGCCCAAATCTATTCTTTGCTCGGACTCTGAGAATGACGCCTTCCACCCACGAATATATGGCATCAACCGGACGCAGTACAGGGCAATTCGCATTTCCCCCAGGACTCATTTTCGACCAATATCGGCCTCAGAGTTATCTCCTGGAGGAGTCAGTGATTCTGAGGCTGAAACTGACAAGGAGGAGATGAGTTTTCCCGTCCTGGCGCCGGTGGACGTCTTTGATGATCCTCAAGCAGACCTCAAACCTCTGGAGGAGGATGCAGAATGTGAGGGCCCTTATTACGGGAAGTCAGAACTGGAATCTGGTAAATTCTTACCCAGATTAAAGAAGTCTGGCATGGAGAAGAGTGCCCAGACCTCTCTGGATTCACAGGAGGGCTCCAGTACCCTCCTGCCAATTGCTGAGCAAGAGATATGCTTAGACTGCAAAACGGCAGCAGCTGCACCCACCGCAGGTGGACAGACAGACGCCTCTGTCGGCAAGATTCAAAAGGAGGAATCTTCAGGAGAAAAGCAGTCCTGCTTATCTGCACCAGCAGGTCAGATCCACAAGTATGGGATTGCTTATGACTTTGTTGGAGATGTGCCAGAG TTCCCTCTGTTAAATATAAGTGGACAGGGAGGAACTGGCAACCAGCAGGACGAGTGCTGGTGGCAGAGCACACTCTGTTCCCCCCTTTTCCCTGGATCTCAGTGTACAG